The following are from one region of the Corynebacterium hindlerae genome:
- the infC gene encoding translation initiation factor IF-3, with translation MNDRIRVPEVRLVGPNGEQVGVVRIEDARKLAYDADLDLVEVAPNAKPPVVKIMDFGKFKYEQDQKAREARKNQQQTVVKEQKLRPKIDDHDYETKKNNVIRFLEKGSKVKVTIMFRGREQSRPELGFRLLERLADDVAEYGTIEARAKQDGRNMTMVIGPLRKGKK, from the coding sequence ATCAACGATCGTATCCGGGTTCCCGAGGTACGTCTTGTAGGTCCAAACGGTGAACAGGTCGGTGTCGTCCGCATTGAGGACGCACGCAAGCTTGCTTACGATGCAGACCTCGATCTCGTCGAGGTTGCACCAAACGCGAAGCCACCTGTGGTCAAGATCATGGACTTTGGCAAGTTCAAGTATGAGCAGGACCAGAAGGCCCGCGAAGCTCGAAAGAACCAGCAGCAGACTGTGGTCAAGGAGCAGAAGCTTCGTCCAAAAATCGACGATCACGATTACGAGACGAAGAAGAATAACGTGATCCGATTCCTGGAAAAGGGATCCAAGGTCAAGGTCACCATCATGTTCCGTGGTCGTGAACAATCCCGACCTGAACTTGGCTTCCGGCTCCTGGAACGTCTGGCCGACGACGTTGCTGAATACGGCACCATCGAGGCTCGGGCGAAGCAGGACGGCCGCAACATGACCATGGTCATCGGCCCACTGCGCAAGGGCAAGAAGTAA
- the rpmI gene encoding 50S ribosomal protein L35: MKNKTHKGTAKRVKISGSGKLRREKANRRHLLEGKPSTRTRRLKGTTDVAKSDEKRMKRLLGMA; encoded by the coding sequence ATGAAGAACAAGACCCACAAGGGCACCGCTAAGCGTGTGAAGATTTCCGGCTCCGGCAAGCTGCGTCGTGAAAAGGCAAACCGTCGCCACCTGCTCGAAGGCAAGCCGTCCACCCGTACCCGTCGTCTGAAGGGCACCACGGATGTTGCTAAGTCCGACGAAAAGCGCATGAAGCGCCTGCTGGGCATGGCTTAA
- the rplT gene encoding 50S ribosomal protein L20 — MARVKRSMNAKKKRREILKSAKGYRGQRSRLYRKAKEQWLHSMTYAYRDRRKRKSEFRRLWITRINAAARMNDITYNRLIQGLRLAEIDVDRKILAELAVNDFAAFSAICEAAKAALPEDVNAPAA; from the coding sequence ATGGCACGTGTCAAGCGGTCAATGAACGCCAAGAAGAAGCGCCGCGAGATCCTGAAGTCCGCCAAGGGCTACCGTGGTCAGCGCTCCCGCCTGTACCGTAAGGCTAAGGAGCAGTGGCTCCACTCCATGACCTACGCTTACCGCGACCGCCGTAAGCGCAAGTCCGAGTTCCGTCGCCTGTGGATCACCCGCATCAACGCAGCTGCACGCATGAACGACATCACCTACAACCGCCTCATCCAGGGCCTGCGCCTTGCTGAGATCGATGTCGACCGCAAGATCCTCGCCGAGCTCGCCGTCAACGACTTCGCTGCATTCTCCGCAATCTGCGAGGCTGCCAAGGCCGCACTGCCTGAGGACGTTAACGCTCCTGCAGCTTAA
- a CDS encoding NINE protein: protein MTYPQNPFDGYDKDGLPIQNTPNPFQQQQQFQQPAVPQPQQFQHMPMQAQQYAPVQKSMLAAALLAFFLGGLGVHNFYLGYSSRGVTQLVLTLIGVFTSWLLIGFLFIFVVGIWAFIEFILILVGNSPYDRDSQGIPLKR, encoded by the coding sequence GTGACTTACCCTCAGAACCCCTTCGATGGCTATGACAAAGACGGGCTGCCGATTCAGAACACGCCCAACCCCTTCCAGCAGCAACAACAATTCCAGCAGCCTGCGGTTCCACAACCGCAGCAATTCCAGCACATGCCGATGCAGGCGCAACAGTACGCCCCAGTGCAGAAGAGCATGTTGGCTGCTGCTCTCCTGGCGTTCTTCCTGGGAGGCCTCGGTGTCCACAACTTCTACTTGGGCTACTCCAGCAGGGGAGTGACTCAGCTGGTCCTGACGCTGATCGGCGTTTTTACTTCCTGGCTCTTGATTGGATTCTTGTTCATCTTCGTGGTTGGGATTTGGGCGTTCATCGAATTCATCCTGATTTTGGTTGGTAACTCGCCCTACGACCGGGATTCCCAAGGGATTCCGCTGAAGCGTTAA
- a CDS encoding YPDG domain-containing protein: MSKLHKLAAAALALGMSAPITGGFVAPAMAVEKQVHYEDQQVRPGHSVSVAPATPLPEDAGADFDQSGIPEGWYVSINEDNGELTVSAAPNAKNGDSYTARVKIVDIDGHVEWTEVTFTVSEDGNADSALPPADSDGPQVTYEDATVEPGRSVQVNPQGDTNPDLGYDISQAGIPKGWYVTIAENGILTVSAGGDAKSGDSYTVKIKVVDGDGKLTWTDSTITVK; this comes from the coding sequence ATGTCGAAACTTCACAAGCTTGCTGCAGCTGCACTCGCGCTGGGCATGTCCGCACCGATCACCGGCGGGTTCGTGGCTCCAGCCATGGCCGTCGAAAAGCAGGTGCACTATGAAGACCAGCAGGTTCGCCCTGGTCACTCCGTCTCCGTCGCGCCGGCCACGCCTCTTCCTGAGGATGCGGGTGCCGACTTTGACCAGTCCGGAATTCCCGAAGGTTGGTACGTCTCCATCAACGAGGACAACGGCGAACTCACGGTATCGGCCGCACCGAATGCCAAGAATGGCGACAGCTACACGGCTCGCGTGAAGATTGTTGACATTGACGGTCACGTCGAGTGGACCGAAGTTACCTTCACGGTCTCGGAGGACGGCAACGCCGACTCAGCGCTGCCACCCGCTGACTCCGATGGGCCACAGGTCACCTATGAGGACGCCACCGTGGAGCCGGGACGCTCTGTGCAGGTCAACCCGCAGGGAGACACCAATCCAGACCTCGGCTACGACATTTCCCAAGCCGGTATCCCTAAGGGCTGGTACGTCACCATTGCTGAAAATGGCATCCTCACCGTTAGTGCGGGCGGGGACGCTAAGAGCGGCGACTCCTACACGGTGAAGATCAAGGTCGTGGATGGCGACGGTAAGCTCACCTGGACCGACTCTACGATCACCGTGAAGTAG
- a CDS encoding TrmH family RNA methyltransferase, translating to MNLDFEQAFTERTPRVVNAAKLLKTAGRKKAGLFLVEGENSVEAAVSTGAAQDVFVTEKAAARFEELLTAAGHMNVYMHPITERAAKALADTVTTTGIFAVCKPVLWPMKEVMRGKPRLVMVPVHTAEPGNAGTLIRVADAMGADAVLFAGDSVDPQGPKAVRSSAGSLFHIPVMRENNFQAIFDTLKARDLQVIATCADGELSLDDAQEILTKPTAWLFGNEAHGLPQEILDKADYRVRIPIRGRAESLNLATAASICMYESAKAQAQ from the coding sequence ATGAATCTGGACTTTGAGCAGGCGTTCACGGAACGCACTCCGCGCGTCGTAAATGCAGCTAAGTTGCTGAAAACGGCCGGCCGAAAAAAGGCCGGCCTTTTCCTCGTTGAGGGAGAAAACTCCGTCGAAGCAGCAGTCAGTACTGGCGCGGCGCAGGATGTGTTCGTGACGGAAAAAGCCGCCGCGCGTTTTGAGGAACTGCTCACCGCTGCCGGTCACATGAATGTGTACATGCACCCGATTACGGAGCGGGCGGCGAAAGCCCTCGCCGACACTGTCACCACCACTGGAATCTTCGCCGTATGTAAACCCGTGCTGTGGCCAATGAAGGAGGTCATGCGGGGTAAACCGCGCCTGGTGATGGTGCCGGTGCACACCGCGGAACCTGGCAACGCGGGCACGCTGATCCGCGTGGCCGACGCCATGGGGGCCGACGCCGTCCTCTTCGCCGGCGACTCGGTAGACCCACAGGGGCCCAAAGCGGTACGTTCGTCCGCGGGTTCGCTGTTCCACATCCCCGTGATGCGGGAGAATAACTTCCAGGCGATTTTCGACACGCTCAAGGCGCGTGACCTGCAGGTCATCGCTACCTGCGCGGACGGGGAGCTCAGCCTTGACGACGCCCAAGAGATCCTCACTAAGCCCACCGCCTGGCTCTTCGGCAATGAAGCCCACGGCCTGCCGCAAGAAATCTTGGACAAGGCAGACTACCGGGTCCGCATCCCTATCCGCGGTCGTGCTGAATCCCTAAATCTGGCCACCGCAGCCTCGATCTGCATGTACGAATCCGCGAAGGCGCAAGCGCAATGA
- a CDS encoding pyridoxal phosphate-dependent aminotransferase has protein sequence MTVSRLQPFGETIFATMTAEAVKHGAINLGQGFPDSDGPARMLEIAREEIANGNNQYAPGMGVPELREAVADARAVAVNNVLITVGATEAITATVLGLVEPGKEVIVLEPYYDAYAAAIALAGATRVAVPLAESGNTWMIDVAAVEAAITDNTAMIIVNSPHNPTGAVLDMRQLTEVCVRHDLLVLSDEVYENLVFTGSQHTRVAELPGMWERTITVSSAAKSFNCTGWKTGWAIAPEELLDGVVKAKQFMSYVGATPFQPAVAHALREEGEWVRGMVADLERKRTLLADGLSASGFRVYDTAGTYYVVADVGCDGVEFCMNLPAKTGVAAIPLQVFTDHPEQWRTKVRFAFCKQDEVLEEAVRRLGG, from the coding sequence ATGACCGTATCTCGATTGCAACCTTTTGGAGAGACTATTTTCGCCACCATGACAGCCGAAGCTGTCAAACATGGCGCCATCAACCTGGGTCAGGGGTTCCCAGACTCCGACGGGCCGGCTCGCATGCTGGAGATCGCTCGGGAAGAGATCGCGAACGGCAACAATCAATACGCGCCTGGCATGGGGGTGCCTGAGCTGCGTGAAGCGGTAGCCGACGCCAGGGCAGTGGCAGTAAACAACGTCCTGATCACGGTGGGTGCCACCGAAGCGATCACCGCCACCGTGCTCGGGCTGGTGGAGCCGGGCAAAGAAGTGATCGTGCTCGAGCCCTACTACGATGCCTACGCCGCCGCGATTGCGCTGGCAGGAGCCACCCGCGTGGCCGTGCCGCTCGCTGAATCAGGTAACACCTGGATGATTGACGTCGCCGCCGTCGAAGCTGCGATCACCGACAACACTGCGATGATCATCGTGAACTCGCCCCACAACCCAACCGGCGCCGTGCTGGATATGCGGCAGCTTACAGAAGTATGCGTGCGCCATGACCTGCTCGTTCTCTCCGATGAGGTGTACGAAAACCTCGTATTCACCGGCTCCCAGCACACCCGAGTAGCCGAGCTGCCGGGCATGTGGGAACGCACCATCACCGTCTCCTCCGCGGCCAAGTCCTTCAACTGTACGGGATGGAAAACCGGCTGGGCGATAGCGCCAGAGGAACTGTTGGACGGCGTCGTCAAGGCGAAGCAATTCATGTCCTACGTCGGCGCCACGCCGTTCCAGCCCGCCGTCGCCCACGCCCTGCGCGAGGAAGGCGAGTGGGTGCGCGGGATGGTCGCCGACCTGGAGCGCAAACGCACGCTGCTTGCCGACGGCCTGTCCGCCAGCGGATTTCGTGTCTACGATACCGCCGGAACCTACTATGTGGTGGCCGATGTGGGGTGCGACGGCGTGGAATTTTGCATGAATCTACCTGCGAAAACAGGGGTCGCGGCAATCCCGCTCCAGGTGTTCACCGACCACCCAGAGCAGTGGCGCACCAAGGTGCGGTTCGCGTTCTGCAAACAGGACGAGGTGCTGGAAGAAGCGGTGCGGCGGCTCGGAGGTTAA
- a CDS encoding DUF222 domain-containing protein — translation MQNATQMSTLLGQARHSLAQAQALLCDQSARFDDLTEMLLELRQITRLAELTTVGMIRLLREEETLKPGNRNSFNNFMHAGRFSRRELKDAVKLSEELFDTPAGLDNSDPITARMPETAQGFAQASFGMASAIEISKVLDQVPEHTPDESVAQVERMLAQLAETLAPDDLRKAGIKVLQGLNAEHPPSDADRQRRRNIKVSPQKADLMSTLSGDITPELKSLLDRLFADYAGPGDLLPEGEKEADSRTAGQRRHDALVAALKTALHRKGGMPPTRGCSTVVATMTLEQLHRAAGIVPTDVGTLLPIPDLIRLGADSNAFLAILDDGTGNLIELGRTKRAADVYAYLGLVASQGGDMTPGSDLPAALCEIHHWWAWSRGGRSTAANMGLLGHRTHRNTDDQQNNPGKYWTICSETGHLLFIPPDSVDPQRRPRANFNPATWFNPGSMIRYGLFQPDKDPPFSGFACPGCGRSSA, via the coding sequence ATGCAGAACGCAACGCAGATGAGTACCTTACTGGGCCAGGCGCGCCACAGCCTGGCCCAGGCACAGGCTCTGCTTTGCGACCAGTCAGCCAGATTCGATGATCTCACGGAGATGCTGCTGGAGCTCCGTCAGATTACGCGGTTGGCGGAGCTGACCACGGTGGGCATGATTAGGCTGCTGCGGGAAGAAGAGACGTTAAAACCTGGAAATCGCAACAGCTTCAATAACTTTATGCATGCCGGTAGGTTCAGTCGTCGTGAGTTGAAAGACGCGGTGAAGCTATCTGAAGAACTGTTTGATACGCCCGCAGGACTAGACAACTCCGATCCGATCACTGCTCGGATGCCGGAGACAGCCCAGGGCTTTGCACAGGCGAGTTTCGGCATGGCCTCGGCTATCGAAATTTCGAAGGTGCTTGACCAGGTTCCAGAACACACGCCGGATGAGTCTGTGGCACAAGTCGAACGGATGCTTGCGCAGCTCGCTGAGACACTCGCACCGGATGACTTGCGCAAAGCGGGTATCAAGGTGCTACAAGGGTTAAACGCAGAGCACCCACCGAGTGATGCGGACCGCCAGCGTCGACGCAATATTAAGGTCTCTCCCCAAAAGGCCGATTTAATGTCCACGCTCAGCGGCGATATCACACCAGAATTAAAGAGCCTGCTTGATCGGCTTTTTGCCGACTATGCGGGGCCGGGCGATTTGCTGCCAGAAGGGGAGAAGGAAGCCGACTCCCGCACCGCTGGCCAACGGCGTCACGACGCCCTAGTGGCAGCACTCAAGACAGCATTGCATCGTAAAGGTGGCATGCCACCTACTCGGGGCTGCTCCACGGTGGTCGCCACTATGACACTCGAACAGCTTCACCGGGCAGCGGGGATCGTGCCGACCGACGTCGGAACGTTGCTGCCTATTCCGGACCTCATTAGGCTCGGCGCGGACTCGAACGCTTTCCTCGCCATCTTGGACGACGGCACCGGGAACCTGATTGAGCTCGGTCGTACCAAACGAGCTGCCGATGTCTACGCATACCTCGGGCTGGTTGCCTCCCAAGGCGGCGACATGACCCCGGGTTCTGATCTCCCGGCCGCGTTGTGCGAGATTCACCATTGGTGGGCGTGGAGCCGTGGGGGACGCTCGACTGCCGCCAACATGGGGTTGCTCGGACACCGTACCCACAGAAACACTGATGACCAGCAGAACAATCCAGGAAAATACTGGACGATCTGCTCCGAGACCGGACACTTGTTGTTCATACCACCGGACAGTGTGGACCCGCAGCGAAGACCGCGGGCGAATTTCAACCCCGCCACCTGGTTCAATCCTGGAAGCATGATCAGGTATGGACTCTTCCAGCCGGATAAGGATCCCCCGTTTTCCGGTTTCGCCTGCCCAGGCTGCGGTCGGTCATCGGCATAA
- the pheS gene encoding phenylalanine--tRNA ligase subunit alpha: MSDIELTESNLTALAEAAEKAFQQAQDLEELAVARKEHLADDAPIPMARRSLGSIPKEQRKDAGRLVNMARGRMEKIYGEVKAKLEEKRNAEVLIAERVDVTVPTTRRQGAMHPITQLSEKIADIFVGMGWEIAEGPEVEAEYFNFDALNFLPDHPARTLQDTFHVSVEGSKQVLRTHTSPVQVRTLLSRDVPVYIACPGRVFRTDELDATHTPVFHQIEGLAVDKGLTLAHLRGTLDHLAKTLFGPETRTRMRTNYFPFTEPSAEVDVWFPNKKGGAGWIEWGGCGMVNPNVLRAAGIDPEIYTGFAFGMGLERTLQFRNGLSDMRDMVEGDVRFTQPFGVQA; this comes from the coding sequence GTGAGCGACATCGAGTTGACGGAAAGCAACCTCACAGCCTTAGCTGAGGCCGCTGAAAAGGCATTCCAGCAGGCACAGGACCTGGAGGAGCTCGCGGTGGCTCGCAAGGAGCACCTCGCCGACGACGCACCCATCCCAATGGCGCGTCGCTCCCTGGGGAGCATCCCGAAAGAGCAGCGAAAAGACGCTGGTCGGTTAGTGAACATGGCCCGAGGCCGCATGGAGAAAATCTACGGTGAGGTGAAGGCCAAACTCGAGGAAAAGCGCAACGCAGAGGTGCTGATCGCGGAGCGGGTCGACGTTACCGTCCCAACCACCCGTCGTCAGGGCGCTATGCACCCCATTACCCAGCTGTCGGAGAAGATTGCTGACATCTTCGTCGGCATGGGCTGGGAAATCGCAGAAGGCCCAGAGGTCGAGGCAGAGTACTTCAACTTCGATGCCCTGAACTTCCTCCCGGACCACCCAGCGCGTACTCTGCAGGACACTTTCCATGTTTCTGTCGAGGGTTCTAAGCAGGTGCTGCGTACCCACACTTCTCCAGTGCAGGTCCGCACCCTGCTGTCCCGCGATGTTCCGGTTTACATTGCCTGCCCAGGACGCGTATTTCGCACTGATGAGCTGGACGCCACCCACACCCCGGTGTTCCACCAGATTGAAGGGTTAGCCGTCGATAAGGGCCTGACGCTGGCTCACCTGCGCGGCACCCTGGATCACCTGGCCAAGACCCTCTTCGGCCCAGAAACTCGCACCCGGATGCGTACCAACTACTTCCCGTTCACCGAACCTTCGGCCGAGGTGGATGTGTGGTTCCCGAATAAGAAGGGCGGCGCCGGATGGATTGAGTGGGGCGGCTGTGGCATGGTTAACCCGAACGTGCTGCGTGCCGCGGGTATTGACCCTGAAATCTACACCGGTTTTGCGTTCGGTATGGGGCTAGAGCGCACCCTGCAGTTCCGCAACGGACTGTCCGACATGCGAGACATGGTCGAAGGCGATGTCCGTTTCACCCAGCCATTCGGCGTACAGGCATAA